From the genome of Novosphingobium sp. PP1Y:
CGCTTGCCCGACGGAGCACTGGCCTGCCATGCTTGCGGCGGTCACCGAGCAGAACGGCAAGATTACCGGCGTTCATCGCACCTGGCTCGATCCTGACGGTTTCAACGAGGAAACACTCGGCAAGGCACCTGTTGCAACCTCGCGCCGGGCGCTCGGCGATCTGCTTGGAAACGCTGTGCGCTTTGGCAAAGCGGGGCCGGTCATGGCTGCTGGCGAGGGCATCGAGACCGTCCTGTCGCTGCGCTGCGCTCTGCCAACCATGCCCATGCTGGCCGCACTCTCCGCCGCCCACCTTGCCGCGATTGCATTTCCAGCATCCTTGCGCAGGCTTTATGTCGCACAAGACGTCGATCCGGCAGGCGAGGCCGTGCTCGCGGCGCTCATGGACAGGGGGGAACAGGCCGGCATTGAGGTTATCGCGCTGCCGCCCGCATTGGACGACTTCAACGACGACTTGCGGCATCTCGGCATCGACGCGATCCGCGAGCGTCTGCGTGTTCCTATGGCTGCTCAAGATGCGGCGCTCTTCCTGGCACCCTGTGCGTAGGGACAAGGACGATCGTGGTAGGCTTTATCGGCCATCGTCTCGTAGGACAGTCTCCTTCTCAGCAAGGCCGCGCCCTGGCCTTCGAAAGGGCGATCGGCCGTCAGGCCGCCCGGCCGGGCAACCTTTGCGGCGACTATTTTCCGGCGCGCTCCGTATCGGAGCGCTTTGCCATCGCGAACCAAAATAGTCGCCGCCTTCGGTCCTTCGCTTGTCGCTTCGGCCCGTCGCTGCCGCGCCGGGTGCCAGCCCGCTCGTCCCGACTGCTTTTGTCGCCACGAAGGCCGCAAGAGTCGCGGCATGAGGCGATGGAGCATCCCATGAGGCAATCGAACGAGCTTGAGCATACCAATACATCCAGCCCGACCGATCACGTTCTGACCGAACTGCAATTGTACGGCTATCGCCCCTTCGAGGACGAACCGGACCCCAGACCGCTTCCCGACGGCAACATGCTGGCCGGTGCGATCGCCGACATCTTCGATGCCTTGATCGCTACCCTCGATGACACGCGCATGGAACCCGACCTCGGCGACCTACTCTGGTCCACTGCGAACGTCTTCCATCGCGCCGCCGAGCGCGCCAACCGCGATCTCGACGATAACGAACAGGCGCAGCGCCGTTCGCAGCGCGAACAGGACGGTAGCGAGGTGCGATCCGTCGAACTGGAGCGGCTGATCGCACAGGGCCGGACGCTGGTGGAACGGCAGGATGCCTTCGAACTCATGCGCGATCAGGCGGCCGAGCATTACGAGCGCCGCGCCGGCAAAGTATGGCTTCCTCGCAGTGGTTCCCGTGTCAATCACCGCAATCTCACCTCGGCGATGATCGACAGCCGCGACTTTATCGCGGCCCGCAAGCGCGCGCAGAACCACGTCCTGTTGCCCGAAGGTCCAAAGATTGCCTTTACCGGTGGCCTGGAGTTCAACGACCACAAGCTGATCTGGGCCAAGCTCGACCAGGTTCACGCCAAGCATCCCGACATGGTTCTGATGCATGGCAAGTCCCCGAAAGGCGCAGAAAAGATTGCATCGCGCTGGGCCGATGACCGCGGCGTTCCGCAGATCGGGTTTGCACCGGACTGGGCCAGGCATGGACGCGCAGCGCCCTTCAGGCGCAATGATCAGATGCTCGAAGTCGTGCCCGTTGGCGTTCTTGCCTTTCCGGGCACAGGCATTCACGACAACCTTGCAGACAAGGCGAAGAAGCTCGGCATCCCGGTTTGGCGGTGCGGGAGAGGGTGATGTTTCAAGCTGAAGATCTGATCACACTTCATCAATGGGCGAGTGCGGAAGCTGATCTGCCTACTGCAGACGCCTATCTTGCCAGAATTGAAGAACGCATTGCCGCGTTGGCTGATTTTCCTCACCGCGGATCCCCTCCTGACGACTTGATCGCCAGGTGTGCGAACATTGACATTCGAACGCCGCGTGTTGATCGGATATACCGTGGACAGGGCGGTCGTCACCGTGCAGCGAATTATCAGCGCGTCCCGCGATCTTGTGTCGGTTCTTCACAATTCTTGAAGTGCATGCCTTGCAGCGCCGCAAGTGTTTCAGCTCGCGACCTTTGCCGGCCGTTCAGCGACCAATTTTCGTTACCTGGGTGCCGACCAACCGCTTTTTGATCCCGCTTGATCAAATTTGTGGCCGGAAACGACTTGGCCGC
Proteins encoded in this window:
- a CDS encoding DUF2493 domain-containing protein, whose protein sequence is MRQSNELEHTNTSSPTDHVLTELQLYGYRPFEDEPDPRPLPDGNMLAGAIADIFDALIATLDDTRMEPDLGDLLWSTANVFHRAAERANRDLDDNEQAQRRSQREQDGSEVRSVELERLIAQGRTLVERQDAFELMRDQAAEHYERRAGKVWLPRSGSRVNHRNLTSAMIDSRDFIAARKRAQNHVLLPEGPKIAFTGGLEFNDHKLIWAKLDQVHAKHPDMVLMHGKSPKGAEKIASRWADDRGVPQIGFAPDWARHGRAAPFRRNDQMLEVVPVGVLAFPGTGIHDNLADKAKKLGIPVWRCGRG
- a CDS encoding toprim domain-containing protein, which translates into the protein MIETAHDLARALADRAELVCRHYLSHGTRQGNYWQVGDVRNTAGRSMYVRLSDTAKGVAGKWTDAATGEHGDLLDIIRETCGLADFRDVTDEARRFLRLPLAEPQASPRRQARSNASFGKRNAARRLFAMGVPIEGTLAQSYLQGRGIASPIQAEALRFHPHCYYRTDDACPTEHWPAMLAAVTEQNGKITGVHRTWLDPDGFNEETLGKAPVATSRRALGDLLGNAVRFGKAGPVMAAGEGIETVLSLRCALPTMPMLAALSAAHLAAIAFPASLRRLYVAQDVDPAGEAVLAALMDRGEQAGIEVIALPPALDDFNDDLRHLGIDAIRERLRVPMAAQDAALFLAPCA